The Gemmatimonas sp. genome includes the window TGGATCGCGCTGCGTAAAGCTGGTCAGACTATCCGTCTGCGACCACGCGGACTCGTTCAGCACACCGTCGAGCGTGAGCCCGCGTTCGAAGAGAATGCGCGGCGGTCGCGGCGCGTCGGGGTGCGGGGCGTCGGCGCTCTGTGCGCCCAGTGACGCCGTGGCGACGACCAGCGCGAAGCACGTCCAGCGAGGCAAAGACAGCATAGCGAGGATATCTGGTGTCGCATTGCCGGGAAGGCAATACAACGGCATTCTACCTGTCGGGGCAGCTGATTTTCCAACTTCACTTCATGACCGAGAGTGGGCATGCGCGCGGTACCCGTCGTCATCGGCATCATCACGACCCTCGCGTTCACACCGTGCGCGCTCTCGTCGCAACGGAAGCCGGCGGGCGCGCCCGTATCCGTCGTGGAAACGAGTCTCGCCGACTTGCGCACCGCGCTCGAACAGCGGCGGATCACCTCGCGCGAGATCGTGCAGCAGTATCTCGCCCGCATTGCGACGTACGAAGACAAGCTCAATGCTGTGATCATGGTGAATCCGCAGGCGCTGGCGATCGCCGACTCGCTCGATCGCGAGCGTGCGGCCGGTCGAGTGCGTGGTCCCCTGCACGGCATTCCGATTGCCCTCAAGGACAACATCCAGACGACCGAGATGGCGACATCGGGTGGGGCGCTTGCGTTCGCCGACCTGCTGCCGAACTACGACGCCACCGTCACGCGCAACCTCAAGGCGGCCGGCGCGATCATCATCGCCAAGACGCAGCTCACCGAGCTCGCCAACTGGACCGCCACCGGCATGCCCGGCAACTACACCGGGCTCACCGGCTACGGCATGAATCCGTGGGACCCGCGGCGTGATCCACGCGACGCGTCGTTCGACGGACGCCCGGTCATGAACACCGGTGGCTCGAGCTCCGGCGTGGGCACCAACGTCAGCTTCTGGGCCGGCAACGTGGGCACGGAAACGTCGGGATCGATTCTCAGCCCGGCACAGCAGAATTTCCTGGTGGGCATCAAACCCACCGTGGGGCGCGTGAGCCGTTACGGCGTGATTCCCATCACCGCCGATCAGGACACTCCCGGGCCGATGACGCGCACCGTACGCGACGCGGCGATCATGCTGGGCGCGTTGGAAGGCACCACGCCCGACGCCAACGATGCCGCCACCAAGGTGTGCACCCCGCCGCCCCGCAACGACTACACCGCCTTTCTCAGCGCGGACAAGCTCAAGGGCGCCCGTATCGGGATTCCCCGCGCCTTCTTCTACGAGCCGACCGTTCCCCCGGCTGGCGGCAGCAGCACGCCCCGCGGTGGGCTCAATGCGGCCCAGAAGACGGCCATGGACGAGGTCATCGCCGTCCTCAAGGCGCAGGGCGCCGTGATCGTCGACCCGGCGGACATTTCGAGCGTCGTGGAGCCGGCGCCGGCCAACAACTTCCTGAACTGGAATCCCTGCAGCGGCCTCGAGCAGGCCAAGGGACGCGACGCTGACTGCTCGATCGCCTTCAAGTACGGCATGAAGCGGGATTTCAACGCGTGGCTCGCGCTCCTCGGCGACCGGGCGCCCGTGAAGTCGTTGTTGGCGCTACGACAGTGGAACATCGCCCATCAGCGGGCTGGTGCGATCAAATACGGACAGGCGCTGCTCGACATCTCCGATGAGATGGACGTGCAGGCCGACCGGGCGCGCTACGAGGCCGACCGCCGCAAGGACATCCTGCTGTCGGCCACCAACGGCATCGACGCCGCCATGAAAGCGCACCAGCTCGACGCCTTGCTTTTCCCCGGCGCCAGCAGCGCGAATATCGGCGCGCGTCCCGGTTATCCTACCATTACCGTTCCGTATGCCCTGCTGCCGGTGGCGCAGGGGCAGGGCGCGCAGGCGTTCCCCGACGGCTTCTCGCCGCGGCCTGCCCCGTTCGGTGTGAGCTTCACCGCGTCGGCGTGCGGTGAGCCCACCCTGGTCGGGCTGGCATATGCGTTCGAGCAGGCCACGAAGAAGCGCGTACGTCCGCCGCTGTTTCCGTAACTCCTACCTCTTCTCTCATGCGTCGCTCTCTTGTGTTCCTCGCGGTCGCTGCGGCCGCGGCGTCGTTGTCGCAGCCGTTGGCCGCGCAGACCTATCCGACCAGCTGGAATCCCGAGCTCCTCAAGCGGGCCGACGTGAAGTCGGCGCTGGCGATGATCGAGCAGCGCTTTCCGAGTCAGGTCGAAGAGTGGATCCGTATTGCCGAAATGCCCGGCAAGTCGCGGCTCGAGCAACAGCGTGGCGCGTACGTGAAGTCGGTGTTCGAGAAGGAGGGCCTGAAGGTGTCGGTCGATTCCATCGGCAACGTGACCGGCGTGCGCAAAGGGACCGGCGGCGGCCCGACCATCGTGATCGCCGCGCACACCGACATTGTATTCCCGCCGGAAACGAACACCAAGGTGCGTCGCTCGGGCGACACGCTGTTCGCGCCGGGTGTGGGTGATAACACCGCGTCGGTGGCGAACATGCTGTCCACGTTGCGCGTGATGAACGCCACCAAGTTCACGAGCAAAGGCGA containing:
- a CDS encoding amidase family protein, producing the protein MRAVPVVIGIITTLAFTPCALSSQRKPAGAPVSVVETSLADLRTALEQRRITSREIVQQYLARIATYEDKLNAVIMVNPQALAIADSLDRERAAGRVRGPLHGIPIALKDNIQTTEMATSGGALAFADLLPNYDATVTRNLKAAGAIIIAKTQLTELANWTATGMPGNYTGLTGYGMNPWDPRRDPRDASFDGRPVMNTGGSSSGVGTNVSFWAGNVGTETSGSILSPAQQNFLVGIKPTVGRVSRYGVIPITADQDTPGPMTRTVRDAAIMLGALEGTTPDANDAATKVCTPPPRNDYTAFLSADKLKGARIGIPRAFFYEPTVPPAGGSSTPRGGLNAAQKTAMDEVIAVLKAQGAVIVDPADISSVVEPAPANNFLNWNPCSGLEQAKGRDADCSIAFKYGMKRDFNAWLALLGDRAPVKSLLALRQWNIAHQRAGAIKYGQALLDISDEMDVQADRARYEADRRKDILLSATNGIDAAMKAHQLDALLFPGASSANIGARPGYPTITVPYALLPVAQGQGAQAFPDGFSPRPAPFGVSFTASACGEPTLVGLAYAFEQATKKRVRPPLFP